The following are encoded together in the Drosophila sechellia strain sech25 chromosome 3R, ASM438219v1, whole genome shotgun sequence genome:
- the LOC6614119 gene encoding verprolin isoform X10, whose amino-acid sequence MIYENEELRLRTININAEVERGQSDIKRLRRENEQLRREIWTLRDECDRLNKRFKAKLNEHEFGGCRGSGGSGGTCHAYRCSGGGRGSGGCDANSDDSDSCDTCRGADDGHCSDECCQEGGSCAPPKPPLPPEVPSHPSQSKNEDGNSTNQTKEPQPMHFDHLSVVSEETLSNPELMHVQQQEHLTIFPPPDAHGSQSTLPSMMGPLTPLTPIELVANQLNDLQAMVPPLSYFENILSQHMGARNAAQTPSPELGTSSSTTTGKTMRHTNGWDYNLQSPFTQRKYNEPSSPSRSPPPPVSTMTTFVPTSTLQTMPKIALNAPPHPHLADGGDIETVAITTNAAQHALNSPKHFFAPIKPRLKLNTKLANQGQDLEQDDLPPGSPPPPLRYPPDIFVNNALASPYQRQVSPQTDSVNLESILNDIETISEDILAIQLEKSKSRDNLSHNNNKDDERAKKPYRSEMNLYLQYDGTSPTISPATTDTQTTEIGTTTPAVTTSSESANSGSSKLVRRTRSLEREHTDSPAPHIPDPMTPFPDKCTYLGFEQLNQAAAGAGVPPQSPNGQRPPIAAKPNVPLKPPPPLPPARRPTMPTEPPPPPPTTSATGVIGLPPNKSHLYKTLASAAAKRAIFRSSPSQLTRSLDVDPTASDGNAGVAGDQSAAGNMDELARRKARRVSIVCGSGQGGQQDEVATPVTTVPMATASCVDLSTVLTHPAIKTFKMSHSTPNSPHSSRRRTNSNSMAAPPGTPVGGGHPEIGATASAPPSTTHHHHHRKEGSDPVPMTATVSRTKCSRRHSEGTVHTVHRNSAASGGAGGGHHHHSHSHHHPHSGMVISSNPHQSHHSHQDSNHETVTSLSDRNSNSFASSRESSTSFSMRSNRRKISVSSHTGGKIPWCGCWGNGCL is encoded by the exons ATGATATACGAAAATGAGGAGCTCAGGCTGCGCACCATTAATATTAATGCAGAAGTGGAACGAG GGCAATCGGACATCAAGCGCCTGCGGCGGGAGAATGAGCAACTGCGTCGGGAGATCTGGACCTTGCGGGACGAGTGCGATAGGCTAAACAAACGCTTCAAGGCGAAGCTCAACGAGCACGAGTTTGGTGGATGCAGGGGCAGCGGGGGCAGTGGCGGCACATGCCACGCATACCGGTGCAGCGGCGGTGGGCGTGGGAGCGGAGGTTGTGATGCTAATAGTGAT GACTCTGACTCATGTGATACGTGTCGCGGAGCAGACGACGGGCACTGCAGCGACGAGTGCTGCCAGGAGGGAGGATCATGTGCGCCACCAAAGCCGCCACTTCCGCCGGAGGTGCCCAGCCACCCATCCCAATCTAAAAACGAGGATGGTAACAGCACCAACCAGACCAAGGAGCCGCAGCCCATGCACTTTGATCACCTGTCCGTGGTCTCCGAAGAAACGCTGAGTAACCCGGAGCTGATGCATgtccagcagcaggagcaccTCACGATATTCCCTCCACCAGACGCCCACGGATCGCAGAGCACGCTGCCCAGCATGATGGGACCGCTCACCCCGCTGACGCCCATTGAACTGGTGGCCAATCAGCTGAACGACCTGCAGGCGATGGTGCCACCATTGTCCTACTTTGAGAACATCCTGTCGCAGCATATGGGCGCACGAAATGCCG CCCAAACGCCCTCTCCGGAGTTGGGGACCAGTTCGAGCACCACCACCGGCAAGACGATGCGGCACACCAATGGGTGGGACTACAATCTGCAGTCGCCCTTCACTCAGCGCAAGTACAACGAGCCGTCGTCGCCGTCCCGCTCGCCTCCGCCACCTGTGAGCACGATGACCACATTTGTGCCCACGTCCACCCTGCAGACGATGCCCAAGATCGCGCTGAATGCCCCGCCACACCCACACCTGGCGGATGGTGGCGACATCGAAACGGTGGCCATCACCACAAATGCCGCGCAGCATGCGCTCAACAGTCCGAAGCACTTCTTTGCGCCGATCAAGCCGCGTTTGAAGCTCAACACCAAGCTGGCCAATCAGGGACAGGATCTCGAGCAGGACGATCTACCGCCGGGCTCACCGCCGCCGCCCTTGCGATATCCACCGGATATCTTCGTGAATAACGCCCTGGCCTCACCCTATCAGCGCCAAGTGTCCCCACAA ACGGACTCGGTCAACTTGGAGTCCATTCTGAACGACATCGAGACGATTTCGGAGGATATACTGGCCATTCAGCTTGAGAAGAGCAAGTCAAGGGACAACCTAAGCCACAATAATAACAAGGACGATGAGAGGGCGAAGAAACCCTATCGCTCCGAAATGAACCTGTATCTGCAGTATGACGGCACAAGTCCGACTATTTCACCCGCCACCACGGACACCCAAACAACGGAAATCGGAACAACTACACCGGCGGTGACCACGTCCAGCGAATCGGCAAACAGTGGCAGCAGTAAATTAGTGCGACGCACCCGATCCTTGGAGAGGGAGCACACCGACAGCCCTGCACCGCACATTCCGGACCCCATGACACCGTTTCCCGACAAGTGCACCTACCTGGGATTCGAGCAGCTGAACCAGGCGGCAGCTGGGGCCGGAGTGCCTCCCCAATCGCCGAATGGCCAGAGGCCTCCCATCGCAGCCAAGCCGAATGTACCGCTGAAACCACCGCCCCCGCTGCCACCAGCCCGCAGGCCAACCATGCCCACTGAACCACCGCCCCCGCCTCCAACCACTTCCGCTACCGGCGTAATCGGTCTGCCGCCCAACAAGAGTCACCTGTACAAGACACTCGCCTCGGCGGCTGCCAAAAGAGCCATCTTCCGCTCATCACCGTCGCAGTTAACCAGATCTCTGGACGTGGATCCCACTGCATCGGATGGGAACGCGGGCGTGGCAGGTGACCAGTCAGCTGCTGGAAAT ATGGACGAGTTGGCGCGGCGGAAGGCACGACGCGTATCCATCGTTTGCGGATCCGGACAGGGAGGCCAGCAAGACGAGGTGGCCACGCCCGTTACTACCGTGCCCATGGCTACCGCCAGTTGTGTGGACCTGAGCACAGTGCTCACTCATCCGGCAATCAAGACTTTCAAGATGAGTCACAGCACCCCCAACTCGCCGCATTCCTCGCGTCGTCGCACCAACAGTAACTCGATGGCAGCTCCACCGGGAACACCGGTGGGCGGTGGACACCCCGAAATAGGGGCCACAGCATCGGCACCGCCCAGCACCACCCATCATCACCACCATCGCAAGGAGGGCAGTGATCCGGTTCCCATGACGGCCACTGTTAGTCGGACCAAGTGCTCCAGGCGGCACTCCGAAGGCACCGTTCATACCGTTCACCGCAACAGTGCTGCCAGCGGAGGAGCAGGCGGTGGCCACCACCATCACAGccacagccaccaccacccgcACAGCGGAATGGTGATCAGTAGCAATCCGCACCAAAGCCACCATTCCCACCAGGACAGCAATCACGAGACGGTTACCTCGCTGTCCGATCGCAACTCCAACAGCTTCGCCTCCTCCCGCGAGTCCTCCACTAGCTTCAGCATGCGCTCCAATCGCCGGAAGATCTCGGTCAGTTCGCACACGGGCGGCAAGATCCCGTGGTGCGGCTGCTGGGGCAATGGATGCCTCTAG